GACCGTATTGCTGACGTGCCCATGCCGCAAGATTTTGATATTGATCTGGCAGACATGACACCCACCGAATATGAAATACTCGGGCATCGACTAGAATTTTTCGGTCTGTGTCCTTATTGTTCAAACAGTTCCAAAGCCTGATGCAAACCGTTCTTGAGCATCCTGGAAAATTCTATAGATATTCACTAGCGGGCCCAACAGCCCGCTTTTATTTTTGTTTTTGATTACAGGTAAATATTGACTCTCTCACAGGAGGTGACCCATGAAGATACTGATCACGGGTGGCCTGGGATTCGTAGGCGCCAACCTTTCTGATTATCTCCTTGATAAAGACCACTCCGTTGTGGCAATTGGACGCGCAGCAGATCAAAATCGGATAACCGCCGACAGGTATCACTATATTTCAGCAGACACCACCCAGCCGGGTGACTGGCAAAAAGCGGTAAGTGATGTCGATCTAGTGGTGAATCTGGCCGGAAAATCCATTTTTAAACGCTGGAGTGAAAGTTATAAAAAACAAATTTATGACAGCCGCATTCTGACCACCCGCAATGTGGTCGATGCCCTGCCGTCTGATAAAGAAGTGGTCCTTTGCAGTGCCTCCGGGGCGGGATATTACGGCAACCGTGGTGATGACACCTTAAAAGAAGACGAAACACCCGGGAATGATTTTTTAGCGTCGGTATCCATCGACTGGGAAGCCGAAGCTTTGCGGGCGACGGAAAAGGGCGTCAGGGTGGCGTTGATGCGATTTGGTGTGATTTTGGGAAAAGGCGGCGGCGCACTTTCTAAAATGATCCCGGCATTTAAATCTTTTGTGGGCGGACCCATCGGCAGTGGCGCACAATGGTTTCCCTGGATGCATTTAACGGATTTGATGGCAGCAATCGTGTTTATCGCCGAACAGCCCGGAGTCAACGGACCGCTTAACTTTTGTGCCCCCAATCCCATAACCAACCGCGAGCTGGCCAAAACGCTGGGTGAGGTTCTGGGCCGACCGGCCTTTATGCCGGCTCCGGCATTTATAATCCGCACCGTACTTGGCGAATTCGGCAATGTGCTGCTGGACAGCCAGCGCACGATTCCGGATAAACTCTTGAACCACGGGTTTAAGTTTGAATATCCGGACATCAAGTCGGCTATTCAAGCAGTTGTGGCTGGATAAGGATTTGATGATTTTACTTTTTCACCACAGAGACGCAGAGTTCGCAGAGGGTATTTTTCTTATTTCTTTTCGGTGAGAGGCCGAAAAGAAATAAACCCAAGCCCTCCGGGCGCGGTCATAATTTTTTATACCGTAAAAAACGTATCGTTATCAATATCACCTATGGATAATTTTAAGGTAAGAAATTTGCCGCGAAGCGGCTGAGTGGTTTTCTTTTGCCGTCCTCTCAACGGCAAAAGAAAAAAAATATCTCTGCGAACTCTGCGTCTCTGCGGTCAGCTTAAAATATCAATCCGGGCATCGCGGGTGGTGAACATTTAAATTCAATGAAAGGTTACCAATGGCGATGAGTGAACTGGATGAAAACGGTCAGCAATATTTGATTCAGCTGTTTGAGCAAACCAACGGCGATACAGCTGCGCAGGTATCCATGTATGATGTCGGCGATGGTTTGGGCATGGACCATGAAACCAGTGGCCGGGTGGCGGAAACCCTAATTGGACTGCAGTTGGCGGAAATACGGACCTTGTCC
Above is a genomic segment from Desulfobacterales bacterium containing:
- a CDS encoding TIGR01777 family oxidoreductase; the encoded protein is MKILITGGLGFVGANLSDYLLDKDHSVVAIGRAADQNRITADRYHYISADTTQPGDWQKAVSDVDLVVNLAGKSIFKRWSESYKKQIYDSRILTTRNVVDALPSDKEVVLCSASGAGYYGNRGDDTLKEDETPGNDFLASVSIDWEAEALRATEKGVRVALMRFGVILGKGGGALSKMIPAFKSFVGGPIGSGAQWFPWMHLTDLMAAIVFIAEQPGVNGPLNFCAPNPITNRELAKTLGEVLGRPAFMPAPAFIIRTVLGEFGNVLLDSQRTIPDKLLNHGFKFEYPDIKSAIQAVVAG